The proteins below are encoded in one region of bacterium:
- a CDS encoding slipin family protein, producing MLLYIVILVLVILASMIRILREYERAVIFRLGRLIGVKGPGLIILIPFIDKMVKVSLRTVVLDVPPQDVITKDNVSVKVNAVVYFRVMDAAKAVVEVENYAYATSQIAQTTLRSVLGEVELDELLAQREGLNHRLQRIIDTQTDPWGVKVSAVEIKHVDLPQEMQRAMARQAEAERERRAKIISAEGEYQAAEKLKEAAEVLAQNPITIQLRYLQTLREISVENASTIVFPIPIEFFKLFVAGEKEKQV from the coding sequence ATGCTTCTTTACATAGTTATTTTAGTACTCGTCATTTTAGCCTCAATGATAAGAATTTTGAGGGAGTATGAAAGGGCGGTTATTTTCAGATTAGGGAGACTGATTGGCGTCAAAGGCCCAGGACTTATAATCCTCATTCCTTTTATTGATAAGATGGTCAAAGTTTCCCTGAGGACGGTGGTGCTTGATGTACCTCCGCAGGATGTGATCACAAAGGACAATGTATCGGTGAAAGTGAACGCGGTTGTCTACTTCAGAGTTATGGATGCTGCCAAAGCAGTTGTTGAAGTGGAAAATTATGCTTACGCAACTTCCCAAATTGCGCAGACCACTTTGAGAAGTGTCCTTGGTGAAGTTGAGCTCGATGAGCTCTTGGCTCAAAGGGAAGGATTAAATCACCGTCTCCAGAGGATTATTGATACCCAAACTGATCCTTGGGGTGTAAAGGTTTCCGCAGTGGAAATCAAGCATGTGGATCTTCCACAAGAGATGCAAAGAGCGATGGCTAGGCAGGCTGAGGCTGAAAGAGAAAGAAGGGCAAAGATTATTAGTGCAGAAGGGGAATACCAGGCGGCAGAAAAACTTAAAGAAGCGGCTGAGGTCCTTGCCCAAAACCCAATTACCATTCAGCTGAGATATCTTCAGACTCTCAGGGAAATTTCTGTTGAAAACGCGTCTACAATTGTCTTCCCCATACCCATTGAGTTCTTTAAACTTTTTGTAGCGGGGGAAAAAGAGAAGCAGGTTTAG